The Nomascus leucogenys isolate Asia chromosome 16, Asia_NLE_v1, whole genome shotgun sequence genome includes a region encoding these proteins:
- the LOC100606421 gene encoding protein FAM83H: MQLWREEQLWLQQLQEEQLWLQQLQEEQAWVHVEGLQLAVALEQLRSEGLEALQTQGQAPGPNMARRSQSSSQGDNPLAPGYLPPHYKEYYRLALDALAEGGSEAYSRFLATEGAPDFLCPEELEHVSRHLRPPQYVTREPPEGSLLDVDMDGSSGTYWPVNSDQAVPELDLGWPLTFGFQGTEVTTLVQPPPPDSPSIKDEARRMIRSAQQVVAVVMDMFTDVDLLSEVLEAAARRVPVYILLDEMNAQHFLDMADKCRVNLQHVDFLRVRTVAGPTYYCRTGKSFKGHVKEKFLLVDCAVVMSGSYSFMWSFEKIHRSLAHVFQGELVSSFDEEFRILFAQSEPLVPSAAALARMDAYALAPSAGAGPLVGVPGVGAPTPFSFPKRAHLLFPPPREEGLGFPSFLDPDRHFLSAFRREEPPRMPGGALEPHAGLRPLSRRLEAEAGPAGELAGARGFFQARHLEMDAFKRHSFATEGAGAVENFAAARQVSRQTFLSHGDDFRFQTSHFHRDQLYQQQYQWDPQLAPARPQGLFEKLRGGRAGFADPDDFTLGAGPRFPELGPDGHQRLDYVPSSASREVRHGSDPAFGPGPRGLEPSGAPRPNLTQRFPCQAAARPGPDPAPEAEPERRGGPEGRAGLRRWRLASYLSGCHGEDGGDDGLPAPMEAEAYEDDVLAPGGRPPAGDLFPSAFRVPAAFPTKVPVPGSGSGGNGPEREGPEEPGLAKQDSFRSRLNPLVQRSSRLRSSLIFSTSQAEGAAGAAAATEKVQLLHKEQTVSETLGPGGEAVRSAASTKVAELLEKYKGPARDPGGGAGAITVASHSKAVVSQAWWEEVAAPGGVGGERRSLESCLLDLRDSFAQQLHQEAERQPGAASLTAAQLLDTLGRSGSDRLPSRFLSAQGHSTSPQGLDSPLPLEGPGAHQVLHNEPKGSPTSAYPERKGSPTPGFSTRRGSPTTGFIEQKGSPTSAYPERRGSPVPPVPERRGSPVPPVPERKSSPVPPVPERRGSLTLTFSGESPKAGPAEEGPSGPMEVLRKSSLRLRQLLSPKGERRMEDEGGFPVPQENGQPESPRRLSLGRGDSTEAATEERSQRARLSSATANALYSSNLRDDTKAILEQISAHGQKHRAVPAPSPGPTHSSPELGRPPAAGVLAPDMSDKDKCSAIFRSDSLGTQGRLSRTLPASAEERDRLLRRMESMRKEKRVYSRFEVFCKKEEASGPGAGEGPAEEGTRDSKVGKFVPKILGTFKGKK; encoded by the exons GCCCCCGGCCCCAACATGGCCCGTCGCTCTCAGAGCTCTTCGCAGGGGGACAACCCGCTGGCGCCTGGGTACCTGCCGCCTCACTACAAAGAGTACTACCGCCTGGCGCTGGATGCACTGGCCGAGGGTGGCTCGGAGGCCTACAGCCGCTTCCTGGCTACCGAGGGGGCACCGGACTTCCTGTGCCCTGAAGAGCTGGAACATGTGAGCCGACACCTTCGGCCTCCACAGTATGTCACCCGAGAGCCACCGGAAGGCAGCCTTCTCGACGTGGACATGGATGGCTCCTCGGGTACATACTGGCCGGTGAACTCAGACCAGGCCGTGCCTGAGCTTGATCTGGGCTGGCCTCTGACCTTCGGCTTCCAGGGCACTGAGGTGACCACCTTGGTGCAGCCACCGCCCCCCGACAGCCCCAGCATCAAGGATGAGGCCCGCAGGATGATCCGTTCCGCCCAGCAG GTGGTGGCTGTGGTGATGGACATGTTCACTGATGTGGACCTGCTCAGCGAAGTGCTGGAAGCCGCAGCCCGTCGGGTCCCAGTCTACATCCTGCTGGATGAGATGAACGCGCAGCACTTCCTGGACATGGCTGACAAGTGCCGTGTCAACCTGCAGCACGTGGAT ttcCTGCGCGTACGGACTGTGGCGGGCCCCACCTACTACTGCCGCACTGGGAAGTCCTTCAAGGGCCATGTCAAGGAGAAGTTCCTGCTGGTGGACTGTGCCGTGGTGATGAGTGGGAGCTACAG CTTCATGTGGTCCTTTGAGAAGATCCACCGCAGCCTGGCGCACGTGTTCCAAGGAGAGCTGGTCTCCAGCTTCGACGAGGAGTTCCGCATCCTCTTCGCGCAGTCCGAGCCGCTTGTGCCCTCGGCCGCGGCCCTGGCCCGCATGGACGCCTATGCCCTGGCTCCGTCTGCCGGGGCCGGGCCCCTCGTGGGCGTCCCTGGGGTCGGGGCGCCaacccccttctccttccctaaACGAGCGCACCTGCTGTTCCCGCCACCCCGGGAAGAGGGCCTGGGCTTCCCCTCCTTCCTCGACCCGGACCGCCACTTCCTGTCGGCCTTCCGCCGGGAGGAGCCGCCGAGGATGCCGGGGGGCGCGCTGGAACCGCACGCGGGGCTGCGGCCGCTCTCGCGGCGCCTGGAGGCCGAGGCCGGGCCGGCTGGGGAGCTCGCGGGCGCGCGGGGCTTCTTCCAGGCGCGGCACCTAGAGATGGACGCCTTCAAGCGGCACAGCTTCGCGACCGAGGGCGCGGGCGCCGTGGAGAACTTCGCGGCCGCGCGGCAGGTGTCGCGGCAGACGTTCCTCAGCCACGGCGACGACTTCCGCTTCCAGACCAGCCACTTCCACCGCGACCAGCTCTACCAGCAGCAGTACCAGTGGGACCCGCAGCTCGCGCCGGCGCGTCCGCAGGGCCTGTTCGAGAAGCTTCGCGGGGGCCGCGCGGGTTTCGCGGACCCGGATGACTTCACCCTGGGAGCCGGGCCGCGCTTCCCGGAGCTCGGACCCGACGGGCACCAGCGGCTGGACTACGTGCCGTCCAGCGCGTCCCGCGAGGTACGCCACGGCTCGGACCCCGCCTTCGGGCCCGGACCCCGCGGCCTGGAGCCCAGCGGAGCCCCGCGCCCCAACCTGACCCAGCGCTTCCCATGCCAGGCCGCGGCGAGGCCCGGCCCAGACCCCGCTCCCGAGGCGGAGCCGGAGCGCAGGGGCGGGCCCGAGGGGCGGGCCGGGCTGCGGCGCTGGCGCTTGGCCTCCTACTTGAGTGGCTGCCACGGCGAGGATGGGGGCGACGACGGCCTGCCGGCTCCCATGGAAGCGGAGGCTTACGAAGACGACGTGCTGGCCCCCGGGGGCCGGCCACCTGCCGGCGACCTGTTCCCCTCGGCCTTCCGCGTCCCTGCAGCCTTCCCCACCAAGGTCCCGGTGCCAGGCTCAGGCAGCGGCGGCAACGGCCCAGAGCGCGAGGGCCCGGAGGAGCCTGGCCTGGCCAAGCAGGACTCATTCCGCTCGCGCCTGAACCCTCTGGTCCAGCGCAGCTCCAGGCTGCGCTCCTCGCTCATCTTCAGCACGTCACAGGCCGAGGGCGCGGCCGGGGCTGCGGCGGCCACTGAGAAGGTACAGCTGCTGCACAAGGAGCAGACGGTCAGCGAGACGCTGGGGCCCGGCGGAGAGGCCGTACGCTCCGCGGCTTCCACCAAGGTGGCGGAGCTGCTGGAGAAGTACAAGGGCCCAGCCCGTGATCCCGGCGGCGGCGCGGGCGCCATCACCGTTGCCAGCCACAGCAAGGCCGTCGTGTCCCAGGCGTGGTGGGAAGAGGTGGCGGCCCCAGGTGGCGTGGGGGGCGAGCGCCGCAGCCTCGAGAGCTGCCTGCTGGACCTGCGCGACTCCTTTGCGCAGCAGCTGCACCAGGAGGCGGAGCGGCAGCCGGGAGCCGCGTCACTCACCGCGGCGCAGCTGCTCGACACGCTGGGCCGGAGCGGCTCTGACCGCCTGCCCTCCCGCTTCCTCTCTGCCCAGGGCCACTCAACCTCCCCGCAAGGGCTGGACAGTCCTCTGCCGCTGGAAGGGCCCGGGGCGCACCAGGTGCTCCATAATGAGCCAAAAGGGAGCCCCACCTCGGCTTACCCTGAGCGGAAGGGGAGCCCCACGCCTGGGTTTTCCACTCGAAGAGGAAGTCCAACTACAGGATTTATCGAGCAGAAGGGGagccccacctcagcctacccCGAGCGCAGGGGCAGTCCGGTGCCCCCCGTGCCGGAGCGCAGGGGCAGTCCGGTGCCCCCTGTGCCAGAGCGCAAGAGCAGTCCGGTGCCCCCCGTGCCGGAGCGCAGGGGCAGCCTCACCCTTACCTTCTCCGGGGAGTCCCCGAAGGCCGGGCCCGCGGAGGAGGGGCCGAGCGGCCCCATGGAAGTCCTGCGCAAAAGCTCCCTGCGTCTTAGGCAGCTGCTGAGCCCCAAGGGCGAGCGGCGTATGGAGGATGAGGGTGGCTTCCCAGTGCCACAGGAGAACGGCCAACCCGAGAGCCCGCGGCGGCTGTCATTGGGCCGGGGTGACAGCACGGAGGCTGCCACAGAAGAGCGGAGTCAGCGGGCGCGCCTGTCCTCAGCCACGGCCAACGCCTTGTACAGCAGCAACCTTCGGGATGACACGAAGGCCATTCTGGAGCAGATCAGCGCCCACGGCCAGAAGCACCGCGCGGTCCCTGCCCCGAGCCCCGGTCCGACCCACAGCAGCCCCGAGCTAGGCCGTCCACCGGCTGCTGGCGTCCTGGCCCCAGATATGTCCGACAAGGACAAGTGTTCAGCCATCTTCCGCTCGGACAGCCTGGGGACCCAGGGCCGGCTGAGCCGCACGCTGCCAGCCAGCGCGGAGGAGCGTGATCGGCTGCTGCGCCGCATGGAGAGCATGCGCAAGGAGAAGCGCGTGTACAGCCGCTTCGAGGTCTTCTGCAAGAAAGAGGAGGCCAGCGGCCCTGGGGCAGGGGAAGGCCCCGCGGAGGAGGGCACCAGGGACAGCAAGGTGGGCAAGTTCGTGCCCAAGATCCTGGGCACATTCAAAGGCAAGAAGTGA